A genomic window from Bubalus bubalis isolate 160015118507 breed Murrah chromosome X, NDDB_SH_1, whole genome shotgun sequence includes:
- the LOC112582240 gene encoding endogenous retrovirus group K member 25 Env polyprotein-like: MVLLLQMERKSGFPFAMSVTKRDPKTGLPWEVMKLTQRVSSMTLEESMRRCHRLNPYPTWAQVKNMTRQAEQTLKSTETPVTPDKLFLAMLAVLSCSSGVSAKYVYWAYIPNPPLLSIVDWVDKAPMIFTNDSMHFPSPWSIKLPIHEEDEGKPINISVGFKTLPICFGSHPLCMTIFPQWWAYSANNGTALHLGMFAMASFLLNGFERHYPGQIANYSNSLFQPEEPSCHTVSWRRKQEIQPLHWSDC; the protein is encoded by the coding sequence ATGGTCTTGTTGTTGCAGATGGAGAGAAAATCTGGGTTCCCCTTCGCCATGTCTGTTACCAAGAGGGACCCCAAGACTGGACTCCCTTGGGAAGTGATGAAGTTGACACAAAGGGTCTCGTCAATGACCCTGGAGGAATCAATGAGGAGATGCCATCGTTTGAATCCTTACCCGACATGGGCTCAAGTGAAAAACATGACTCGTCAGGCTGAGCAGACACTGAAGAGTACTGAAACTCCTGTGACTCCAGATAAGCTGTTTCTGGCAATGTTAGCTGTTCTTTCCTGTTCCTCTGGGGTAAGTGCAAAATATGTTTATTGGGCATACATACCCAACCCACCACTTCTCTCCATAGTGGATTGGGTAGATAAAGCCCCTATGATCTTTACTAATGATAGCATGCATTTTCCAAGTCCCTGGTCCATAAAGCTACCAATTCATGAAGAAGATGAGGGAAAGCCAATCAACATTTCCGTGGGATTCAAAACCTTGCCTATCTGTTTCGGATCTCATCCCCTTTGCATGACTATCTTCCCACAGTGGTGGGCATACTCTGCCAACAATGGGACTGCTTTGCATCTGGGAATGTTCGCTATGGCATCTTTCTTACTTAATGGCTTCGAGCGACATTATCCAGGCCAGATAGCCAACTATTCGAACTCACTTTTTCAACCAGAGGAACCTTCATGTCATACTGtatcttggagaagaaaacaggagatacAACCGTTACATTGGTCTGACTGTTGA